The Toxorhynchites rutilus septentrionalis strain SRP chromosome 3, ASM2978413v1, whole genome shotgun sequence genome includes a region encoding these proteins:
- the LOC129773834 gene encoding uncharacterized protein LOC129773834 — MSQSDLTSNHSDPEMDFTLTPCAACNKTSSENEGMVGCDSCSRWFHYRCVGVTAVVKKEKKWFCSDAACQEMAIKYQTKKPPKKSSTRSTTKSDAVPTQEEKLKAMEEEFKRKMQELEFERIIKEKEMEFKLALQERKLQMDKEIRDKEMAQEKLLLERAREDKTRHLKEMKAMRESYQEEMAGMEEKFALMPKRDPKVPAEDPKEGVSDPDRKARILSGEKLKLDKASPKKKPIPEEYEGSSDEDESDESESDNEEEADDGKAGRQEGSKTVPRGLGQHRTGPSKAQLSARSGVTKRLPVFTGRPEDWPLFHGTFQASNEACGFTDVENLVRLQESLRGPALECVRGQLLLPKSVPKVIQKLRQLYGRPELLLQSQLERVRKLDPPKSDRLASFIPFGNTVEQLCDHLEAADLQQHLINPLLIQELVNKLPAGDKREWVRYKRKKKEVTLRTFTDFVSRIVDEACEASVKLDLKYEPAGVHRGSNEGSKSRSKEKGVLLNHSTTGGAARSTSEKAKPKPCRACQRTDHRLRYCEDFRRMAYGDRMDLVTKWKLCLICLNDHGNASCKFKIRCNVENCQERHNPLLHPQGGFIGTSAHIRSASAILFRMIPVRLHCGGKTLTTLAFLDEGASVTLIEKELVDRLGIVGVPERLTITWTADITREEKGSRRASVWASAIDSGEKVLLSAVRSVESLLLPKQSLDSSKISSEFSHLRNIPLMSYKDTRPVMLIGLNNLDAFAPLEVRMGNPGEPVAVRCKLGWTVYGPKNEIASNPRELMGFHDIVSNEVLHDLLKTHYALEESVVAVKKETKEDGRALGILQCATKRLGNRFETGLLWKNDEFSFPDSYPMAVKRLKQLEQKLEQELERNPAISENVHKQIVEYQQKGYAHLATPGELSGIDPCKAWYLPLNVALNPRKPGKIRLVWDAVAKVEGVSLNSQLLKGPDMLTPLVSVIIGFRERKIAFGADIREMYHQLRIIEADKQAQRFLFRANKKDPPSVYVMDVATFGSTCSPCSAQYVKNLNATEHADKYPEAAAAIINQHYVDDYFDSAETVEEAIRRAKEVRFVHSQGGFELRNWVSNSPEVLRLMGEEKAAQAIHFGRDKETGNERVLGIIWSPDQDTFSFSTEHRDHLRDYLSGTERPTKRIVLSCVMGFFDPLGLLAPFTVHGKILVQDLWRTGCAWDEKVDERCWTKWKRWIELLPDVENIQIPRCYFGDSLSSAVESLELHIFVDASEYAYGCVGYLRAVVEGTVRCSLIMSRSKVAPLKRQSVPRLELMAAVLGARMLHTVINTHTVKFQRKVLWTDSQTVRSWIRSDQHNFKQFVAFRIGEILELTRLEDWRWVPSKLNAADVLTKWGQGPPLDSNGSWFSGPDFLHLPEETWPVQKNPVEETKEEARTFVLHHDVAPMEGVINSKRFSRWTTMLRSTATVLRFVDNCRRKVDGRPLLTFKATSKQEKVIRAKMSAMHRPLLQEELARAEIVLWKLAQSESFPDETTVLVKNRNRRADQVQNRIEKNSILYKLTPMLDENGVVRLGGRMEASEKLPFDKKYPIILSRNHDITQKLIQHYHEKYAHGNRETVFNEMRQKFHIPNLRAAIGQVVRGCMRCMVSRSRPQVPLMAPLPVQRISPQLRPFNAVGVDYLGPIEVTVGHRRIEKRWIALFTCLTIRAVHLEVVHSLSSQSCLMTIRRFMNKFGCPDEFYSDNGTNFKGASKVLLEELKQLEIECAEGVTSATTKWHFNPPGAPHMGGIWERMVRSVKETMAALCDGRKLSDEILLTTLSEVEDIINMRPLTYMPQGSAEPEALTPNHFLRGTVRSADVRLAGRVNEAEALRDAYKRSLHLADNMWERWSKEYLSTINQRSRWFEDQKDLKVGDLVFITDGKNRKNWTRGKVEEVFAGKDGRIRQANVRTAGGVYRRATANLAVLEC, encoded by the coding sequence ATGAGTCAGTCGGATCTAACCTCAAATCACTCCGATCCTGAGATGGATTTTACACTTACTCCGTGTGCAGCCTGCAACAAGACGTCATCGGAGAATGAAGGGATGGTCGGTTGCGATTCCTGTAGTAGATGGTTCCACTACCGATGCGTAGGAGTAACGGCAGTCGTGAAGAAAGAGAAGAAATGGTTCTGCTCGGATGCGGCTTGTCAAGAGATGGCGATAAAATACCAGACCAAGAAGCCTCCGAAGAAAAGCTCTACTCGTTCCACTACAAAGTCAGACGCGGTTCCTACCCAGGAGGAGAAACTCAAAGCAATGGAAGAGGAATTCAAGCGGAAGATGCAAGAGTTGGAATTTGAGCGGATCATTAAGGAGAAGGAAATGGAGTTCAAACTGGCGCTGCAAGAGAGGAAGCTGCAGATGGATAAGGAGATACGTGACAAAGAGATGGCTCAGGAGAAGCTGTTGTTGGAACGAGCCCGGGAGGATAAAACTCGACACCTGAAAGAGATGAAGGCAATGCGGGAGTCCTACCAAGAGGAAATGGCCGGTatggaggaaaagtttgccctAATGCCGAAGCGAGACCCGAAGGTTCCAGCTGAAGATCCGAAGGAGGGTGTTTCTGATCCGGATAGAAAAGCCAGAATTCTGTCCGGTGAAAAATTGAAGTTGGATAAAGCAAGTCCGAAAAAGAAACCGATTCCGGAGGAATATGAAGGAAGCAGCGATGAAGATGAAAGCGACGAGAGTGAAAGTGACAATGAAGAAGAAGCCGACGATGGGAAAGCAGGTCGTCAGGAGGGTAGCAAAACTGTCCCTCGCGGGCTGGGGCAGCATCGCACAGGCCCGTCTAAAGCGCAGCTATCGGCGCGGAGTGGTGTGACGAAAAGGTTACCGGTGTTTACTGGGAGACCGGAGGACTGGCCGCTCTTTCACGGAACGTTCCAAGCATCGAACGAAGCGTGTGGTTTCACTGACGTGGAAAACCTTGTGAGACTTCAAGAGAGTTTGAGAGGACCAGCTCTCGAATGCGTGCGAGGACAACTACTTCTTCCGAAATCCGTCCCAAAGGTGATCCAAAAACTCCGCCAGTTGTATGGCAGACCTGAGCTTCTGCTTCAAAGCCAGCTGGAACGCGTTAGGAAATTGGATCCTCCGAAGTCTGACAGACTTGCGTCGTTTATTCCTTTCGGAAATACCGTAGAACAACTCTGCGATCATTTGGAAGCGGCAGACTTGCAACAACATCTGATCAACCCGTTACTGATTCAGGAGTTGGTTAACAAGCTCCCGGCTGGAGACAAACGCGAGTGGGTCCGATACAAGAGGAAGAAGAAGGAAGTAACATTGCGAACGTTTACCGACTTCGTGTCCAGAATTGTCGATGAAGCTTGCGAGGCAAGTGTCAAGCTGGACCTAAAATACGAGCCAGCGGGAGTCCACCGTGGAAGCAACGAGGGGAGCAAGAGCAGATCGAAGGAGAAAGGTGTCCTACTCAACCACAGTACCACTGGTGGTGCTGCAAGGAGCACTAGTGAAAAGGCGAAGCCTAAACCGTGCAGAGCATGTCAGCGCACCGATCATCGTTTGCGGTACTGTGAGGACTTTCGGCGAATGGCCTACGGTGACCGAATGGATCTCGTGACAAAGTGGAAGCTATGCCTCATTTGCTTGAACGACCACGGGAATGCTTCCTGCAAGTTCAAGATTCGTTGTAATGTCGAAAACTGCCAGGAGAGACATAATCCTCTACTCCACCCGCAAGGAGGTTTCATCGGTACGAGTGCACACATTCGATCAGCGAGCGCAATCCTCTTCCGGATGATTCCGGTACGGCTCCATTGTGGAGGGAAAACGTTGACGACGCTAGCGTTTCTGGACGAAGGTGCGTCGGTTACGCTGATTGAGAAGGAGTTAGTGGATCGTTTAGGTATCGTGGGTGTTCCAGAACGGCTGACTATTACGTGGACGGCTGATATAACTCGCGAAGAGAAAGGTTCCAGGCGAGCTAGTGTGTGGGCGTCAGCCATCGACAGTGGGGAAAAAGTGTTGCTGTCCGCTGTCCGCTCGGTCGAAAGTCTGCTTCTCCCTAAACAATCGTTAGATTCCTCCAAAATTTCAAGTGAATTCTCACACTTGCGCAATATTCCGCTCATGTCGTATAAAGATACCAGACCAGTGATGCTGATAGGGCTCAACAATCTAGATGCGTTCGCTCCGCTCGAGGTACGGATGGGGAATCCTGGTGAGCCAGTGGCAGTACGCTGCAAACTTGGGTGGACTGTCTATGGGCCGAAAAATGAAATCGCGTCGAATCCAAGGGAGCTTATGGGTTTTCATGACATCGTCAGCAACGAAGTTCTCCATGATTTGCTGAAGACCCACTACGCTCTGGAGGAGTCGGTTGTGGCTGTCAAGAAGGAGACAAAAGAGGACGGAAGGGCCTTGGGTATCCTGCAGTGCGCAACGAAACGACTTGGGAACCGCTTTGAAACCGGTCTGTTGTGGAAGAACGACGAATTCAGCTTTCCAGACAGCTACCCAATGGCCGTCAAAAGATTGAAGCAGCTGGAGCAGAAGCTGGAGCAAGAGCTGGAAAGAAACCCGGCTATCTCCGAAAACGTCCACAAGCAGATAGTGGAGTACCAGCAAAAGGGATACGCTCATCTAGCTACTCCGGGGGAGCTTTCCGGAATCGATCCCTGCAAGGCTTGGTACCTGCCACTTAACGTGGCCCTAAATCCCCGCAAGCCCGGAAAAATCCGTCTGGTGTGGGATGCAGTTGCGAAGGTTGAAGGAGTGTCTCTGAATTCGCAGCTGTTAAAAGGACCGGACATGCTCACTCCTCTAGTGTCCGTTATCATCGGGTTCAGAGAGCGTAAaatcgctttcggtgcagacATCCGCGAAATGTATCACCAGCTGCGGATCATCGAGGCTGACAAACAAGCACAACGTTTTCTTTTCCGGGCGAATAAAAAAGATCCTCCGAGTGTCTACGTTATGGACGTGGCTACGTTCGGGTCGACTTGCTCCCCGTGCTCGGCCCAATATGTGAAAAACCTGAACGCAACGGAACATGCCGACAAATATCCAGAAGCTGCGGCGGCAATTATCAATCAGCATTACGTTGACGACTATTTCGACAGTGCTGAGACCGTTGAAGAAGCGATTCGTCGAGCGAAAGAAGTGCGGTTCGTCCACTCACAGGGAGGGTTTGAGCTCAGAAACTGGGTCTCGAATTCGCCTGAAGTTCTTCGGTTAATGGGAGAGGAGAAAGCTGCTCAAGCGATCCACTTCGGCCGGGACAAGGAAACCGGCAACGAGCGAGTTCTGGGTATAATCTGGAGCCCAGACCAGGATACGTTCTCATTCTCGACGGAACATCGAGATCACCTGCGTGACTATCTGAGTGGAACTGAAAGGCCAACCAAAAGAATAGTCCTGAGTTGTGTCATGGGATTCTTCGATCCGCTAGGCCTGCTAGCGCCCTTCACAGTCCACGGAAAAATTCTGGTGCAGGATCTGTGGCGCACTGGTTGTGCTTGGGACGAGAAAGTTGATGAACGATGTTGGACGAAGTGGAAGAGGTGGATCGAGTTGCTTCCGGACGTAGAAAACATACAAATTCCTCGCTGCTATTTCGGTGATTCGCTGTCGTCAGCAGTAGAGTCGCTGGAGTTACACATATTTGTCGACGCCAGTGAATACGCATACGGCTGCGTCGGCTATCTGCGTGCGGTCGTTGAGGGCACCGTGCGCTGTTCTTTAATAATGTCGCGTTCCAAGGTAGCACCACTAAAGCGGCAGTCAGTTCCACGTTTGGAATTAATGGCGGCCGTGCTGGGTGCCCGAATGCTGCACACGGTCATCAATACTCACACCGTGAAATTCCAGAGGAAAGTTCTGTGGACCGACTCGCAAACTGTGCGCAGTTGGATCCGCTCCGATCAACACAATTTCAAGCAATTCGTTGCATTTCGGATAGGAGAGATATTGGAGTTGACCAGACTGGAAGACTGGCGGTGGGTTCCGTCGAAGCTGAACGCAGCAGATGTTCTGACGAAGTGGGGACAAGGTCCTCCATTGGACAGCAATGGTTCCTGGTTCTCCGGTCCCGATTTTCTGCATTTGCCTGAGGAAACGTGGCCGGTTCAAAAGAATCCAGTCGAAGAAACGAAAGAGGAGGCACGGACTTTCGTATTGCATCACGACGTGGCACCAATGGAAGGCGTTATCAACAGCAAAAGGTTCTCGCGGTGGACGACGATGCTTCGAAGCACGGCAACAGTATTGCGTTTCGTGGACAATTGTAGGAGGAAGGTGGACGGCCGGCCGTTGTTAACGTTCAAGGCCACGTCGAAGCAGGAGAAAGTGATCAGGGCGAAAATGTCAGCAATGCATCGACCGCTGTTACAAGAAGAGCTGGCGAGAGCAGAAATTGTGCTGTGGAAGCTGGCACAGAGCGAGAGTTTTCCTGATGAAACGacggtgctggtgaaaaacagAAACAGAAGAGCTGACCAGGTTCAGAACAGGATTGAGAAAAATAGCATTCTGTATAAGCTGACACCAATGTTGGATGAAAATGGCGTCGTTAGGCTAGGTGGTAGGATGGAAGCGTCGGAGAAACTTCCGTTCGACAAGAAGTACCCTATCATTCTTAGCCGAAATCACGACATCACTCAAAAACTGATCCAACATTACCACGAGAAGTATGCCCACGGAAACCGTGAGACAGTTTTTAACGAAATGCGGCAGAAGTTTCACATTCCAAATCTCCGCGCCGCGATTGGCCAGGTGGTGCGAGGATGTATGAGGTGTATGGTGTCGCGCAGTCGTCCACAAGTTCCGTTGATGGCTCCGCTACCAGTTCAACGAATTTCTCCACAACTACGTCCGTTCAATGCCGTAGGAGTAGACTACCTGGGACCGATCGAGGTTACGGTTGGTCACAGGAGAATTGAGAAACGGTGGATAGCATTATTCACGTGCTTGACTATACGAGCTGTGCATTTGGAGGTGGTACACTCGCTGTCGTCGCAATCCTGCTTGATGACAATCAGGCGATTCATGAACAAGTTCGGTTGTCCAGACGAGTTCTACTCCGATAACGGAACCAATTTCAAAGGAGCGAGTAAGGTGCTGTTGGAAGAGCTGAAGCAGTTGGAGATTGAGTGTGCTGAAGGAGTAACCAGTGCCACTACAAAGTGGCATTTCAATCCGCCCGGAGCACCGCACATGGGCGGCATCTGGGAACGTATGGTTCGATCCGTCAAGGAGACGATGGCGGCTCTGTGTGATGGGAGGAAACTTTCCGATGAGATCCTGCTGACAACGTTGAGCGAAGTGGAGGATATCATCAACATGCGGCCGTTGACCTACATGCCGCAGGGGTCGGCGGAGCCGGAAGCCCTAACGCCCAATCATTTCTTGCGTGGAACGGTTCGAAGCGCAGACGTCCGGCTAGCTGGTCGGGTGAACGAAGCGGAAGCACTTAGGGATGCGTACAAGCGGTCCCTACACTTAGCAGATAACATGTGGGAGCGGTGGTCGAAGGAATACCTGTCCACGATAAATCAACGCTCGAGGTGGTTTGAAGATCAAAAGGATCTGAAAGTTGGTGATTTGGTGTTCATCACGGATGGGAAGAACCGAAAGAATTGGACACGAGGAAAAGTAGAGGAAGTGTTTGCAGGGAAAGATGGAAGAATCCGACAGGCGAACGTACGGACGGCTGGTGGCGTGTATAGAAGAGCCACAGCGAACTTGGCGGTGTTGGAATGCTAA